In the Drosophila teissieri strain GT53w chromosome 3R, Prin_Dtei_1.1, whole genome shotgun sequence genome, aaaaatggccaaatggtCAAAACCGATAAAAATAGGAAAGacaaaccattttttttattttctgagaTTTTGACGTTCTGACGGACTGACTGACTTTGCTAGATCGACCCGGCTATGATCCTGGTCaagaatttatttactttatatgatcggaaaaGCTtacttctacctgttacatgcATTTCAACGAATTAAGTACGAAACGTCATTAAAGCTGAagctatttataaaatgtacaatttcttaatttaattaatttcttaattcACTATAACCTTCGTTATTTCTCACGATATTTTCAGTGTACACATATGTTCGGACAGAAAATGGCGATACCAGCTTCTGGCTCTGGCTACTTACCACCGTAGGCACCGGCTTCGCACTACTGGCCTGCGCTGTGGCCGCAATCGCCGCTGTCCTTAAGTCAGCCTCTGCGGCCAAAAGAGGAGGCGCAATGATTCTTCTCCTGACCTCCAACATTTGCGCTGCGGCAGCGCAAATGGTGGCGTTTTTGGCTTGGCTGGTGCAGTTCTACCAATACTTCATACATAACGTTCTTTTAACcgagcaccagcagcaacactggTATAGCAATGGACTGGCCTATCTTGGTTACAGCTTCTACCTGGTCGTGATATCTACCGTCGTAGTGCTGCTGAATATCG is a window encoding:
- the LOC122622077 gene encoding uncharacterized protein LOC122622077 isoform X1 produces the protein MSLHTRALVFSTFFGSCLAIGLLLVSMTTNHWVRATPLRENSTDAKGEFNFGLFYGSYHLNPGFGVRTNSVDVYTYVRTENGDTSFWLWLLTTVGTGFALLACAVAAIAAVLKSASAAKRGGAMILLLTSNICAAAAQMVAFLAWLVQFYQYFIHNVLLTEHQQQHWYSNGLAYLGYSFYLVVISTVVVLLNIAVLMYARRRELRDRQCLEAPSDDKNKAAIMLY
- the LOC122622077 gene encoding uncharacterized protein LOC122622077 isoform X2; the protein is MTTNHWVRATPLRENSTDAKGEFNFGLFYGSYHLNPGFGVRTNSVDVYTYVRTENGDTSFWLWLLTTVGTGFALLACAVAAIAAVLKSASAAKRGGAMILLLTSNICAAAAQMVAFLAWLVQFYQYFIHNVLLTEHQQQHWYSNGLAYLGYSFYLVVISTVVVLLNIAVLMYARRRELRDRQCLEAPSDDKNKAAIMLY